The Gemmata palustris genome includes a region encoding these proteins:
- a CDS encoding ABC transporter permease encodes MPGTATKVELLAPPKDGPNPVYALAQTVAGLLVPLVLLRPFRFLLVPRRSGGSELLRAVLLFGFAGFWLLVLTGQAATFAFKGFPPFKEPPKFDPLTFGAVIGALFRAVLGGAQVLLAPTILFDWLFFRSFSNLRTAPPAFERAVKLRFQFERGIYSLIGTLFVVGFSLLPLAALLAALPLVAPSEAVLSDTVRPARSWWRRTARRAFAAGAGVAVLIALFAFAVEVVTQLPLPAGGQLGVLAKKVLGTSTIDLLPERAMAGVQPDDSWLSAQELLDKKAALERARDRAARSQTTALWTPEDEAEVAAAQRDIDERALTSVHMQVRLDPKLAPWLARPIWAVLPPALIQHWPFVFLFVYATDLFLLLLIGRVPLAYNFRYLWVRKRDTALTALAFTVVVALVVVLLAFVNGMYKLNESTGVPGNVMVLAEGSTDELFSNLERAAADNVERVEVTAANGAKYAIARAVRGPDGALDRLPVGAPLEVKGAAYLASLESYMVMNQAVPSKPGETARRRFLQVRALRDPQIAAAVHNMELEPGGKWFAGNGVHQESGGKYLPCVLGGGAAGTLGADIGKPRLGPGDTFELADQQWVVTGVMKSEGTTFGSEVWVSDNNLAVHAAGKKNRYTTLVLRTADDNATAARAVSDYLNRGYTQASLKAFAETDYYNELTKTNETFLTWIVFLAGVMAVGGIFGVMNTMFASIAARIKEVGVLRILGFKRWQILISFMIESLAIAFVGGAVGCALGYFANGFEAASTLSGGQGGGKSVTLKMVVDYQILAAGMLFTLVMGRLGGLVPALSAMRMEILDSLR; translated from the coding sequence ATGCCCGGTACCGCAACGAAAGTCGAACTGCTCGCGCCCCCGAAGGACGGGCCGAACCCGGTTTACGCGCTCGCACAGACGGTCGCGGGGCTGCTCGTCCCGCTCGTGCTGCTGCGCCCGTTCCGGTTCCTGCTGGTGCCCCGGCGCTCCGGCGGGAGCGAGTTGTTGCGCGCCGTGCTCCTGTTCGGGTTCGCCGGGTTCTGGCTCCTGGTGCTCACCGGGCAAGCGGCCACGTTCGCGTTTAAAGGGTTCCCGCCGTTCAAGGAGCCGCCGAAGTTCGACCCGCTCACGTTCGGGGCGGTGATCGGGGCACTGTTCCGGGCCGTACTCGGGGGGGCACAGGTCCTGTTGGCCCCCACGATTTTGTTCGATTGGCTGTTCTTCCGGTCGTTCTCGAATCTGAGAACCGCCCCGCCCGCGTTCGAGCGGGCCGTTAAGCTGCGGTTCCAGTTCGAGCGGGGCATTTACTCGCTCATCGGCACGCTGTTCGTCGTGGGCTTTTCCCTGCTCCCGCTCGCCGCGCTGTTGGCCGCACTGCCGCTGGTCGCACCGAGCGAGGCGGTCCTCAGCGACACCGTGCGCCCGGCCCGGTCGTGGTGGCGCCGGACCGCGCGGCGCGCGTTCGCCGCGGGCGCCGGGGTCGCGGTCCTCATCGCACTGTTCGCGTTCGCGGTCGAGGTCGTCACCCAGCTCCCGCTCCCGGCGGGGGGGCAACTGGGTGTGCTGGCGAAGAAAGTGCTCGGGACATCGACCATCGATCTGTTGCCGGAGCGCGCGATGGCCGGCGTGCAGCCCGACGATTCGTGGCTCAGCGCGCAAGAACTGCTCGATAAAAAGGCCGCGCTGGAGCGCGCACGCGACCGGGCGGCCCGGAGCCAGACCACGGCGCTCTGGACCCCGGAGGACGAGGCCGAGGTCGCGGCGGCCCAGCGCGACATCGACGAGCGGGCGCTGACGTCGGTTCACATGCAGGTGCGGCTCGACCCGAAACTGGCCCCCTGGCTCGCGCGCCCGATATGGGCCGTCCTCCCGCCCGCGCTGATCCAGCACTGGCCGTTCGTGTTCCTCTTCGTCTACGCCACCGACCTGTTCCTGTTGTTGCTCATCGGGCGCGTGCCACTGGCTTACAACTTCCGCTACTTGTGGGTGCGCAAGCGGGACACCGCGCTGACCGCGCTGGCGTTCACCGTGGTCGTCGCGCTCGTCGTCGTGCTGCTCGCGTTCGTCAACGGCATGTACAAGTTGAACGAGAGCACCGGCGTGCCGGGGAACGTGATGGTGCTGGCCGAGGGCTCGACGGACGAACTGTTCAGCAACCTGGAACGGGCCGCCGCGGACAACGTGGAACGGGTCGAGGTGACGGCCGCGAACGGGGCGAAGTACGCCATCGCGCGGGCGGTCCGCGGTCCCGACGGCGCGCTCGACCGGTTGCCGGTCGGCGCCCCACTCGAGGTGAAGGGCGCGGCCTACCTCGCGAGCCTCGAATCGTACATGGTGATGAACCAGGCGGTGCCGTCGAAACCGGGCGAGACGGCCCGGCGCCGGTTCCTCCAGGTGCGCGCGCTGCGCGACCCGCAGATCGCGGCGGCGGTTCACAACATGGAACTGGAGCCGGGCGGGAAGTGGTTCGCGGGCAACGGCGTCCACCAGGAATCCGGGGGGAAGTACCTGCCGTGCGTGCTCGGCGGCGGGGCGGCGGGTACCCTCGGCGCCGACATCGGCAAGCCGCGGTTGGGGCCGGGCGACACGTTCGAGTTGGCCGACCAGCAGTGGGTTGTCACCGGGGTGATGAAGTCCGAGGGGACGACGTTCGGGTCCGAGGTGTGGGTGAGCGACAACAACCTCGCGGTCCACGCGGCGGGCAAGAAGAACCGGTACACCACGCTCGTGCTACGCACGGCCGACGACAACGCGACCGCGGCCCGCGCCGTCTCCGACTACCTCAACCGCGGGTACACGCAGGCGAGCCTGAAGGCGTTCGCCGAAACGGACTATTACAACGAGTTAACGAAGACCAACGAGACGTTCTTGACGTGGATCGTGTTCCTGGCCGGGGTGATGGCGGTCGGCGGCATCTTCGGCGTGATGAACACGATGTTCGCTTCGATCGCGGCCCGCATCAAGGAAGTCGGGGTGTTGCGCATCCTCGGGTTCAAGCGCTGGCAGATCCTCATTTCGTTCATGATCGAGTCGCTGGCGATCGCGTTCGTCGGCGGCGCGGTGGGGTGCGCGCTCGGTTACTTCGCCAACGGCTTCGAGGCCGCGAGTACGCTCTCGGGCGGTCAGGGGGGCGGTAAGAGTGTCACCCTTAAGATGGTCGTGGACTACCAGATCCTCGCGGCCGGGATGCTGTTCACGCTCGTGATGGGTCGGCTCGGGGGGCTCGTCCCGGCGCTCTCCGCGATGCGGATGGAAATCCTCGATTCGCTCCGGTGA
- a CDS encoding alpha/beta hydrolase family protein, protein MSQLRVALFAVLPMALLAGCQPKGIPATGLTNPDGKTTLADARKGFVTKLARQQKSNKAVDEPPANLFRAVQYEAPVGKCAAYLTPNPKDGKKHPAIIWITGGDCNTIGEVWNPAPASDDQTASQYREAGIVMMLPSLRGGNKNPGSQENFFGEVDDVLAAAEYLAKQEFVDPTRIYLGGHSTGGTLVMLVAESSPKFRAVFSFGPVEDVSGYSADYRSAVNMSDAREVELRSPGRWLHSIQSPTFVFEGVNDGNLSSLQAMARASNNPKAKFFAIKGATHFSVLAPVNKLVAKKILADTGAEPNLTFTEAELNQLFGR, encoded by the coding sequence ATGTCCCAGCTTCGCGTCGCCCTCTTCGCCGTGCTCCCGATGGCGCTACTCGCCGGGTGTCAGCCCAAAGGTATCCCCGCAACCGGGCTTACCAACCCGGACGGCAAAACAACACTCGCGGACGCCCGCAAAGGGTTCGTTACCAAGCTCGCCCGACAACAAAAATCGAACAAAGCCGTCGATGAACCACCCGCAAACCTGTTCCGCGCGGTGCAGTACGAGGCGCCTGTTGGCAAGTGTGCGGCGTACCTGACGCCCAACCCCAAAGACGGCAAAAAGCACCCCGCGATCATCTGGATCACTGGTGGTGACTGCAACACCATCGGCGAGGTGTGGAACCCCGCTCCGGCCAGCGACGATCAGACCGCCAGCCAGTACCGTGAAGCCGGCATTGTGATGATGCTCCCGTCACTGCGAGGGGGAAACAAGAACCCCGGCTCGCAGGAGAATTTTTTCGGCGAGGTGGACGACGTGCTCGCCGCCGCGGAGTACCTTGCCAAACAGGAGTTCGTCGACCCGACCCGCATCTACCTGGGCGGGCACAGCACCGGCGGCACGCTCGTGATGCTGGTCGCGGAGTCGTCGCCCAAGTTCCGTGCGGTCTTCTCGTTCGGCCCTGTCGAAGACGTTTCGGGCTATTCCGCAGATTACCGGTCCGCGGTCAACATGTCCGATGCGCGCGAGGTCGAACTCCGCTCACCCGGCCGCTGGTTACACTCGATCCAGTCACCGACGTTCGTTTTTGAAGGGGTCAACGATGGGAACCTGAGTTCCCTTCAGGCGATGGCACGAGCGTCGAACAACCCGAAAGCGAAGTTCTTCGCAATTAAGGGAGCGACGCACTTCAGTGTCCTCGCCCCGGTCAACAAATTGGTCGCGAAGAAGATCCTCGCGGACACCGGTGCGGAACCGAACCTGACGTTCACGGAAGCCGAACTGAACCAACTCTTCGGCCGGTAA
- a CDS encoding sigma-70 family RNA polymerase sigma factor → MTRYLPTTRSSRNVMVAMVLGTALATSPARAAASTATAAPSSKAVTDISKYCQTCWRNARLPADRWQDCTQAVFVRLLERVEADKWGTVLVDSETDERREFLRAIDAVKKRTQRARKFAALSPDLPDRQPVANTTRDDRDAVAKAAAEQLSPRQRRILELTADGWPVPEIAAELATTVERVSDEKYKAIRKLQHHFGNV, encoded by the coding sequence ATGACCCGATATTTGCCCACAACGCGCTCTTCCCGCAACGTGATGGTGGCGATGGTGCTGGGCACCGCGCTCGCCACGTCGCCGGCCCGGGCCGCCGCATCGACCGCGACCGCAGCGCCCAGCTCGAAAGCCGTCACCGACATCAGCAAGTACTGCCAGACGTGCTGGCGGAACGCCCGCTTACCGGCCGACCGGTGGCAGGACTGCACCCAGGCCGTCTTCGTCCGCTTGCTCGAGCGCGTCGAAGCGGACAAGTGGGGCACGGTGCTGGTGGACAGTGAGACGGACGAGCGCCGCGAGTTCCTCCGCGCCATCGACGCGGTGAAGAAGCGCACACAGCGGGCGCGCAAGTTCGCCGCGCTGTCGCCCGACTTACCCGACCGGCAACCCGTCGCAAACACGACCCGCGATGACCGCGACGCCGTGGCGAAGGCCGCCGCCGAGCAACTCAGCCCGCGCCAGCGCCGGATTCTGGAACTGACCGCGGACGGCTGGCCGGTGCCCGAGATCGCCGCGGAACTGGCGACCACCGTCGAGCGCGTGAGCGACGAGAAGTACAAGGCCATCAGGAAGTTGCAGCACCACTTCGGCAACGTTTAA
- a CDS encoding EF-hand domain-containing protein translates to MPHTAYLFPVPLVCLLACCAPDCCAAEDQEQFEEKTIARCAERVLKTAKNDRTLWIKELEAAFPGKVMHAGTEEEYATWFALLAGKNNEWRRDADATGLAELFDKVVQRLELGPVPSITRDEFTRYAKKLMKDHPAPGGNAGDPAEDADKVFRVLDRDGNGELASEELTVGLKDEKQHADADGNGRITKDEYRGYFQRKVTFKVDQLSAAAKTNENPQARGPDGKPKPGAGVPEWFATLDTDKDGQIALFEWRKDGRPIALFSEMDLNGDGLLTRDEYLRYVRMTENKLKQDRREGKE, encoded by the coding sequence ATGCCCCACACTGCCTACCTTTTCCCCGTACCGCTCGTGTGCCTCCTCGCGTGCTGTGCGCCCGATTGCTGCGCTGCGGAGGACCAGGAGCAGTTTGAAGAAAAGACCATTGCGCGCTGTGCCGAGCGGGTGCTGAAAACCGCCAAGAACGACCGCACGCTCTGGATCAAGGAACTGGAAGCCGCGTTCCCGGGCAAAGTGATGCACGCGGGCACCGAAGAAGAGTACGCGACGTGGTTCGCGCTGCTCGCTGGCAAGAACAACGAATGGCGCCGGGACGCCGACGCTACGGGCCTCGCGGAACTGTTCGACAAAGTGGTCCAGCGGCTGGAACTCGGCCCGGTACCGTCCATCACGCGCGACGAGTTCACGAGGTACGCGAAGAAGCTCATGAAGGACCACCCCGCGCCGGGAGGGAACGCGGGCGACCCGGCAGAGGACGCGGACAAGGTGTTCCGCGTGCTCGACCGCGACGGCAACGGGGAACTGGCGAGCGAAGAACTGACCGTGGGTTTGAAGGACGAGAAACAGCACGCCGACGCGGACGGGAACGGGCGCATCACAAAGGACGAGTACCGCGGCTACTTCCAGCGCAAGGTGACGTTCAAAGTAGACCAACTCTCGGCCGCGGCCAAAACGAACGAGAACCCGCAAGCCCGCGGACCGGACGGCAAGCCGAAACCGGGGGCGGGGGTGCCGGAATGGTTCGCCACGCTCGACACCGACAAGGACGGCCAGATCGCGCTCTTCGAGTGGCGCAAGGACGGGCGCCCCATCGCACTGTTCAGCGAAATGGATCTCAACGGCGACGGCCTACTGACCCGCGACGAGTACCTGCGTTACGTGCGGATGACCGAGAACAAGCTGAAACAAGACCGTCGCGAAGGGAAAGAGTAA
- a CDS encoding SMP-30/gluconolactonase/LRE family protein, which translates to MRRLLPLLLLAPTLALADEPKQPEPVPKGTTFSFNFNKSKVFPGTTRNVTVFVPAQYDGKTPACVYVNQDGLPGYVGPTFEKLIAAKEMPVTIAIGVTPGVVPAANKDALARFNRSYEYDGLGDAYARMLLDELLPEVETKTASGDRKIILSKKGADRAIGGASSGAICAFTVAWERPDAFTRVFSTIGTYVGLRGGDIYPTLIRKFEPKPIRVFLQDGSKDLNIYGGDWWMANQTMQRALVFGGYEVKHEWNDGGHDGGLAAKPFPEATKWLWKDWPEAPKAGEGSSQLKEILIPSEGWKLVGEGYKFTEGPATNAKGEVFYNDVGAAKTYKVVDGKPVEWLADSKRGDGQRFGPDGKLYANAAGVNKILAWDAEGKATEFAAGFKGNDLVVLNSGAIYDTDPFETPGNSKVYYISPKGEKKVVDTGLKFANGITVSPDQTLLYVADSRTHWVYSYSIQADGTLANKQKYYHLYVHDRDDDSGADGLRADRDGRLWVATKAGLQVCDQAGRVNGIIPTPNGKVSNLTFGGENMDVIYATCGEKVYSRKVKVKGANAFEKPFKPTAPRL; encoded by the coding sequence ATGCGCCGATTGCTGCCTCTCCTGCTACTCGCCCCAACTCTTGCACTCGCTGACGAACCGAAGCAACCCGAACCCGTGCCGAAGGGCACCACGTTTAGCTTTAACTTCAATAAGAGCAAGGTCTTCCCGGGCACCACACGAAACGTGACCGTGTTCGTGCCGGCCCAGTACGACGGCAAAACGCCCGCGTGCGTGTACGTAAACCAGGACGGCTTGCCCGGTTACGTCGGCCCGACCTTCGAGAAGCTTATTGCGGCGAAGGAGATGCCAGTCACGATCGCGATCGGCGTGACTCCCGGTGTCGTTCCGGCAGCCAACAAGGACGCACTCGCGCGGTTCAACCGCAGTTACGAATACGACGGGCTCGGCGACGCCTACGCGCGCATGCTGCTCGACGAACTGCTCCCGGAAGTCGAAACCAAGACCGCGAGCGGTGACCGCAAGATTATCCTCTCGAAGAAGGGCGCGGACCGCGCCATCGGCGGCGCCAGTAGCGGGGCGATTTGTGCGTTCACGGTCGCGTGGGAGCGCCCGGATGCGTTTACCCGCGTGTTCAGCACCATCGGCACCTATGTCGGGCTCCGCGGTGGGGACATCTACCCCACGCTGATCCGCAAATTCGAGCCGAAGCCGATCCGCGTCTTCCTCCAGGACGGCAGCAAAGACCTCAACATCTACGGCGGCGACTGGTGGATGGCGAACCAGACGATGCAGCGCGCGCTGGTGTTCGGCGGCTACGAAGTGAAGCACGAATGGAACGACGGCGGACACGACGGCGGGCTCGCTGCGAAACCGTTCCCCGAAGCGACGAAGTGGCTGTGGAAGGACTGGCCCGAGGCGCCGAAGGCCGGGGAGGGGTCGTCGCAGTTGAAGGAGATTCTGATCCCAAGCGAGGGGTGGAAGCTCGTGGGTGAGGGCTACAAGTTCACCGAAGGACCGGCGACCAACGCGAAGGGTGAAGTGTTCTACAACGACGTGGGCGCGGCGAAGACGTACAAGGTCGTGGACGGCAAACCGGTCGAATGGCTCGCGGACAGCAAGCGCGGTGACGGTCAGCGCTTCGGCCCGGACGGGAAGTTGTACGCGAATGCTGCGGGCGTGAACAAGATCCTCGCGTGGGACGCCGAGGGCAAAGCGACCGAGTTCGCGGCCGGCTTCAAGGGGAACGATCTCGTCGTGCTGAACAGCGGCGCGATCTACGACACTGACCCGTTCGAGACGCCGGGCAACAGCAAGGTCTACTACATCTCGCCGAAGGGCGAAAAGAAGGTCGTTGATACCGGTCTGAAGTTCGCGAACGGCATCACGGTGTCGCCGGACCAAACGCTGCTCTACGTCGCGGACAGCCGGACGCACTGGGTTTACAGCTACTCCATCCAAGCCGACGGCACGCTCGCGAACAAGCAGAAGTATTACCACCTCTACGTCCACGACCGCGACGACGACTCGGGTGCGGACGGGCTGCGCGCGGACCGCGACGGCCGGTTGTGGGTCGCGACCAAGGCGGGCCTACAGGTGTGCGATCAGGCGGGCCGCGTGAACGGCATCATCCCCACGCCGAACGGCAAGGTCTCGAACCTGACGTTCGGCGGCGAGAACATGGACGTGATCTACGCGACGTGCGGCGAGAAAGTGTACAGCCGCAAGGTGAAGGTGAAGGGCGCGAACGCATTCGAGAAGCCGTTCAAACCGACCGCCCCACGGTTGTAA